The following DNA comes from Sphingorhabdus sp. M41.
ATCATGGCACCCCAACTGTTCGCTCTTCTCGCACCCTTGCGGGCATTTCTCAAAAAAGCATCGCGCCGCAAGCATGACATGAATATCGAAATGACGCTGGTCGATCAGGGCATTGATCTGCTGATCAGCAATTATGAGCCGGAGGGGCTGGAGCAGCGCGAAGCCCTGTCGGCCTTTGCCAAGGCCAACGGACTGGCGCGCCTGTCTGTAGACGGCGGCTATGGCCCGGAGACCCAGTGGGAACCGGAACCGCTGACGGTCACTTTCAGTGGAACCGCAGTCTCGTTCCCGCATAGCGCCTTTTTACAGCCCACCCGCGATGGCCAGCAAGTGCTGGTTGCGGCGATGCTGGAAGCCGTTGGTGACGCGCGGCTTGTCGCCGATCTGTTCGCCGGATTGGGAACTTTTACTTTGGCCTTGGGTGAAGACCAGAAAGTCTATGCCGCGGAAGGCGCTCGCGACACCATCGGCGCGCTTAAAATGGCGGCCAATCATTCCACCCGACAGATTTTCTGCGAGCATCGGGACCTTTTTCGGCGGCCGTTGAGCGTCGAGGAACTCAATCGCTTTGATGCCGTCATCCTCGACCCGCCAAGGGCGGGCGCGCGCGAACAGATTTTGCAGCTGGCACAATCGGATGTCGATAAGATCTGCTATATCAGCTGCAATCCGGCCAGTTTCGCGCGGGACGCCAAGCAGCTTTGCGACGCTGGATACAAGCTCCGGCAAGTCTGGCCGGTAGGGCAGTTCCTATGGTCGACCCATGTCGAGATCGTATCCAGCTTCAGCCGCTAGTCGGTTTCGGACTAATGGAATACGGCAATCGCCGCATGAATGGCCAAGGCTATGATGCACAGGCTCGACAGAGCGAATAGCGCAAATCGATAGAGCACCCGGTTGACTGTAACCTGGATCAGGCTGTGCAGGACGCGCAGACCAACATAGGCCCAGGCGATGGTCAGATTCAGTCCATAATCCTGTCCGGAAAGGATCAAAACGACACAGATTGCGTAAAAAAGCGTCGGTTCTGCAAGCAAATGGTTATAATTGTGCGCCTTCCACTGGACTTGCGGCGGAAGCAGTTCATCCAGATCACCGCCCTTGCTGCCGACCAGATTGGCGGAGTCGATCTTGGCCTTGTTCATTGCCGGGATCCGCGTGACATACATCCACAGCCAGATCAGCATGGTCCATAAAATGAGCGCAACCATCGGTTGCAGCAATGGGCTGTTATCCATCGTTATTAGTCCCCCTATATTGGCATGATTTTGGTAAAATGTGACCTTAAAAAAGCGTGACCCACAGGGCGTTGATCGCCATGATCAGCAGGCAGATGGTTGATGCTATGAAAAGCAGAAAGCGGACGTTGACCAGATTGACGGTCGCCTGCCAGATGCTGTGAA
Coding sequences within:
- a CDS encoding class I SAM-dependent RNA methyltransferase, producing the protein MTATADPDLIIRVAAKGDGVTADGRHIAFSAPLDRLNDEGGLIKGPHHVEPPCQHFQSCGGCSLQHLDDESYTRFLTERVAYALEGQGLEAELLHPPQVSKPKTRIRASLRAAKLGDQFKLGFSGAGSHRIVDLQQCEIMAPQLFALLAPLRAFLKKASRRKHDMNIEMTLVDQGIDLLISNYEPEGLEQREALSAFAKANGLARLSVDGGYGPETQWEPEPLTVTFSGTAVSFPHSAFLQPTRDGQQVLVAAMLEAVGDARLVADLFAGLGTFTLALGEDQKVYAAEGARDTIGALKMAANHSTRQIFCEHRDLFRRPLSVEELNRFDAVILDPPRAGAREQILQLAQSDVDKICYISCNPASFARDAKQLCDAGYKLRQVWPVGQFLWSTHVEIVSSFSR
- a CDS encoding MAPEG family protein; this encodes MDNSPLLQPMVALILWTMLIWLWMYVTRIPAMNKAKIDSANLVGSKGGDLDELLPPQVQWKAHNYNHLLAEPTLFYAICVVLILSGQDYGLNLTIAWAYVGLRVLHSLIQVTVNRVLYRFALFALSSLCIIALAIHAAIAVFH